TTGAGGAGAGCCTTACGTTCACACGATGGTTGAGTCACCAACGTTTCGGATGAAGGGAACTCTGAAGACATGACGCCGGCAGGGCGCGGCTGGTAGACTTGCTTCAACTCGTGGCAGCAGAAGGCTCAGGAAGGGGAAATCTCATGCGGGATGAGAGTGGGGTTCTCCATTCTCGAATCCTCGTCGTCGATGACGACGAGCAGGTCCGCAAGCTTCTCGGTCGTCTCCTTCGGCGAGAAGGGTACGAAGTCTGGGAATCGGGGTCGGGCGACGACGGTCTAAGCCAGGTTTTCGCCCTTTCTCCCGACGTCGTTCTGCTCGACGTCCAGCTCCCCGGGCGAAGCGGCCACGAGGTCCTCGCCGCGATCCGCGCAAATCCCGAAACCCGCCTCCTCCCGGTCGTCATGCTGACCGGGACCGCCTCGAAAATCGATCGGCTCCAGGCGATCGAGGGCGGAGTAACCGATTTCATCGCAAAGCCTTTTTCGCCCGAGGAGCTGACCGCTCGCGTCCGATCGCTCGTGAAGCTGAAATTGGTGACGGACGCGCTCGAAGACGCCGAGCGCGTCATCGTTGCGCTCGCCCGCACCATCGACGCCCGCGATCCTTACACGGCGAGCCATAGCGAGCGTGTGTCGTTTTATGCGGGAAGCCTCG
The Thermoanaerobaculia bacterium DNA segment above includes these coding regions:
- a CDS encoding HD domain-containing phosphohydrolase, yielding MRDESGVLHSRILVVDDDEQVRKLLGRLLRREGYEVWESGSGDDGLSQVFALSPDVVLLDVQLPGRSGHEVLAAIRANPETRLLPVVMLTGTASKIDRLQAIEGGVTDFIAKPFSPEELTARVRSLVKLKLVTDALEDAERVIVALARTIDARDPYTASHSERVSFYAGSLGSRIGLRGEELWAVQHGGLFHDLGKIAIRDSVLLKPGKLTPEEFEEIKRHPVEGRNLIAHMKTLGRAFDVVYFHHERIDGSGYPDGINGEAIPLTARVTTIADIFDALTTARVYRAALPRDEAMRIMAAEVAKGW